The Pangasianodon hypophthalmus isolate fPanHyp1 chromosome 14, fPanHyp1.pri, whole genome shotgun sequence nucleotide sequence cagtgttcccagaacaggctccagatccattTATATGTcagtttacagcatttagcagacagaagtgctttgtagtctccatcaaaaacatatcctccACTACACTGACCAGAATAAAATGGTTACTGTGGGCAAACATTACATCAGCATGTTTACCAAATAAAGACATGATCAAGTAATTAGAGGTGTGGAATTATCTCCCTGTGGCCTAATCTGGGCCAAAAGCCATTTGCACATTTACACTCTGCTTCAGTTAATTACCAAAGGAAGCAGATAGTGAATTAGGTCTCTTATGACCAAGTGGCCCACAGCTACATACGTCAATGGCTTTCTCaaataacatataataaaatgttacttgTACTAGAGAATGTGTTTTAATAATTCAGAATCTGCTTGTCTTTCACAACACATAATTAGCCACACAGGATTTAAGGACAATGTTGACATGTTTAATTAACTAACAAGTGCCAATGTGCTGCATACTAtgtctgtttttgttctgtctGATGATGTAGATTTGTTGAATATCAACTTTATTATGTAAGTAGCATACATTACATTGCCATTATTCTGGCTCACTCGGTGTCCATCACCAGCGTCAATGCACTACAACAAAGTGATAATTGTGTTGCTATTTACAGGTGTTTTATAACTAAAGCAACCATGAGGACAAATAAATAAGCCATAGAGAACAAATAGCATTTAACTAAACATCAAAGGTTTctattaataatcttataataaaaaGTCCACAGATATTTCAGAATCAAAGAACACCCATgtttaaattacagaaaaagcataaaatattGATAAACAACAGATACACATAGTTTAACCTGGCCACTGTCCAATCCTGCCTTaaactaatttttattttctgaaatgaCAAGATTATCATGTTTGTAACTTGTGAGCTACTTAATGTCACTCAGACATGCATGCACTGAGAAGCCCATAGCCACATACCACATCATTTGATGCAATAAAGTGTCAGCTAGTTTCAGTGATAGTGTTAGTGATAGAAGGTTTGTGAGTGTATAATCTATTAGGTATGATAATTACTATATGGTCCAATTTCTAAATTCTTTTAATATCAGAACCGTTGAAATAAGAGgttatattattacaaatataaaattattcattGGTGACTTCACTCTGGCTAAAAGTATTCATACTTACCTATAAGGTTCATtcaacacatacatacattgtataaaaatacattttacacagaAGTGatttaaataactgaataacgAACTTTCATTACATATGGTAGCtaacaaataagaaaaacactGTGTCATAGGTTTTATATGCAAACActggaaatgtaaaatattggAGAAAAATGCTGTTAATTACAAAAGCAGTGTATAGTGACAAAGTTAAGCAAATCTCTAAGGAATGATCTTTTTCCTCACATGATGAAGACGAAATGTATAAAACTTGGCTCCCCCCTCAAACTATCCTTTAATTGCTCTGCTAACAGAGACTGTGGTaagtatttaatcattcaattttaatataatccAGAATTCATGCCatattctgttttaatttattaaattcagTTTTCAACCAATTAATTTCAACTTTCAATTTTTTCAGTTGTATTTATGCCATAAACTGATGCTAAGCTTAAAATGTCCACTGTAATGTTTGTTTCAACAAACAAGTTGTTTTCAGACCAAGCAACAAGAAAACTcttgtttgctgtttgttttttgttatccTAGATCTAACACACCTCATTCAAATCAACAGATATTTGTCAAGcccttttaatataaatgttagcACCCACTTTTTATTCACTTAATTTCAAAATCAACTGTATTCCAGCATTTTTCCTTTTGCATTTCAGGCTCTGCAAAGTCCTTGACATTATGCAAAATCTGACTGAATTCCCAGGCAATGCCACGTCCAGCAATAGCACATCGATTATcctaaaggtgtgtgtggtgatcCCGCTGTTCAGTGCCTTTCTCTACTGCATTCTGCTGATGCTGCATACATTTGCCTCACACCGGCAATTCTTTGATAGCTCACGCTACATCCTGTTTGCCTACATGCTGGTCAATGATACATTGCAGTTACTCTCCTCTGTGCTGCTCTTTCTATTCGTCATGGGCAATGTGAAATTCGCCATCATCTACTGTGCACCacttctctttgtctctgttgcAACCTTTCAGAATGGCCCACTAATCCTAGCTGCCATGTCACTGGAACGCTACGTGGCTATCTTCTACCCACTACGCCAACCAATCTCCTGGAGGCCTGAAAGAATTTGGGTGATTGCTTTGAGCTTGTGGATCATCAGCTGTATCCCTCCTGCAGTGGATTTCATCCTGATGCGCCCCAATGTGGCCTGGGATGTCTTCACCACCCCAGTGGTCTGCAAAACCACAGTTCTCAATGGCTTGCCCATCCAGACTGTCTTCAAAGTGGCTGTGAACACAGTATTC carries:
- the or95a1 gene encoding odorant receptor 129-1 encodes the protein MLAPTFYSLNFKINCIPAFFLLHFRLCKVLDIMQNLTEFPGNATSSNSTSIILKVCVVIPLFSAFLYCILLMLHTFASHRQFFDSSRYILFAYMLVNDTLQLLSSVLLFLFVMGNVKFAIIYCAPLLFVSVATFQNGPLILAAMSLERYVAIFYPLRQPISWRPERIWVIALSLWIISCIPPAVDFILMRPNVAWDVFTTPVVCKTTVLNGLPIQTVFKVAVNTVFFAAVAAIILFTYIRILLETQKMRQDRASVTKALHTVVLHGFQLLLSMMVFTFPITENLIVLNIRWMQEHIQFFNYFCFVLLPRFLSPLIYGLRDENLRSYMKKAMPCCRARVGPRKAVKIPK